The following coding sequences lie in one Haematobia irritans isolate KBUSLIRL chromosome 3, ASM5000362v1, whole genome shotgun sequence genomic window:
- the LOC142229728 gene encoding transcriptional adapter 1-like codes for MADFSERVILAKNSLMMALGENAPKYLANMKLWFRHKWSKEQFDYESRKFLTPDKMHLHNQFLIAILNKIDAFQVPQQTSPYSSGAQQSLGAIGSSSTGSSGSVSGSKKGKRKKSSRVSSDRFTFEPYDFLDFILEDSMKVIRPAAGTEANVQILPTQRYCVHELFLPDAGFILGRFLIGAWECGLVNVEDSVAEYVAMAVQVLLKNLISAIIMKKEHYKVTGEGSFFYDVGASLRDPSLRNTVTRQKLDDGPLELDKEITSPNFMRRSNDDVTFLSACEEIHAKKTKEITLKDCQRAFNDHNLIPSHSVYAINMERLTQLMH; via the exons atGGCAGATTTTAGTGAAAGGGTTATTCTGGCCAAGAATTCGTTGATGATGGCTTTGGGGGAAAATGCTCCCAAATATTTAGCTAATATGAAATTGTGGTTTCGACATAAGTGGTCCAAAGAACAATTTGACTACGAGTcacgtaaatttttgacaccggATAAGATGCATCTTCACAATCAGTTCCTGATAGCTATACTGAACAAAATAGACGCGTTCCAGGTCCCCCAGCAAACATCACCTTACAGCAGTGGAGCTCAGCAGTCTTTAGGGGCCATTGGGTCGTCTTCCACAGGCAGTAGTGGAAGTGTGAGTGGAAGCAAAAAAGGAAAGAGAAAGAAAAGTTCCCGAGTTTCAAGTGATAGATTTACATTTGAGCCCTACGACTTTTTGGATTTCATCTTAGAAGATTCCATGAAAGTAATTAGACCTGCCGCTGGAACTGAGGCTAATGTTCAAATATTGCCCACTCAAAGATACTGTGTACATGAACTATTTCTTCCCGATGCGGGATTTATTTTGGGGCGATTTCTTATAGGAGCTTGGGAGTGTGGACTAGTTAACGTAGAAGACAGTGTAGCTGAATATGTTGCAATGGCTGTACAAGTACTacttaaaaatcttatttcagcTATAATAATGAAAAAAGAACATTACAAAGTAACTGGAGAAGGCTCATTTTTCTATGACGTAGGAGCGTCTTTAAGAGATCCATCCTTGCGCAATACTGTTACGAGGCAAAAACTGGATGATGGTCCTCTTGAGCTGGATAAAGAAATTACTTCGCCAAACTTTATGCGCAGATCAAATGATGACGTTACTTTCCTTTCAGCCTGTGAAGAAAT ACATGCCAAGAAAACTAAAGAAATAACTCTTAAGGATTGTCAAAGAGCTTTTAATGACCACAACTTAATACCATCTCATTCCGTCTACGCCATCAATATGGAAAGGTTAACACAATTGATGCACTGA